One Deinococcus aerophilus DNA window includes the following coding sequences:
- a CDS encoding menaquinone biosynthesis decarboxylase gives MAFPDIQSFMRLLEDRGELLRVSVPVSHDLEITEIADRLVKKGGPALLFENVRGSDFPVAIGLMGTRERTALALGVDDLDDLAAKVRALIDLKGGGGKLGLLGNVTKLRDAMNLPPRRVRTGPVQEVVWRGDEVDLSRLPILKCWPLDGGPFVTLPLVITRDPETGERNMGMYRMQVMGKNTTGMHWQRHKTGTRHLEKAKRLGQRLEVAVAIGGDPALIYAATAPLPPIPGLDEFALAGYLRGQRYPVTKGITVDLDVPANAEFILEGYVDPAEDWVTEGPFGDHTGFYTLPDLYPLFHVTAVTMRRSPVYPATIVGRPPMEDAYLIEASERLFLPAAQLILPEIVDYHMPPAGVAHNLVFVGIQKGYPGQAYKVANGLFGLGQMMFAKVIVVVDENVPVNDFDAVWREVAVRAVPGRDTLTTRGPTDVLDHSSRGWGYGGKLIIDATTKKPEETGGAESSRDLQLDDPAHEEMFRPYASAELPNFEGVVAQRQTDDGYWLVALHKTRPGQAHELAQAFAAHPAAEGIRHLLICDEHTDVQNIQDVWWTVLNNVDPERDVVQFGALLAWDGARKLPEEGFVRPWPPKIEMDAAVADRVDALWPVYGLPERWR, from the coding sequence ATGGCCTTTCCGGACATTCAGAGTTTTATGCGCCTGCTCGAAGACCGTGGCGAACTGCTGCGCGTCTCCGTTCCCGTCAGCCACGATCTGGAAATCACCGAGATCGCCGACCGTCTGGTGAAGAAGGGAGGACCGGCGCTGCTGTTCGAGAACGTGCGGGGCAGCGACTTTCCGGTCGCCATTGGCCTGATGGGCACCCGGGAGCGCACCGCCCTGGCCCTGGGAGTCGATGATCTGGACGACCTCGCCGCCAAGGTCCGCGCCCTGATCGACCTCAAAGGGGGGGGTGGCAAGCTTGGCCTGCTGGGCAACGTGACCAAGCTCCGAGACGCCATGAACCTGCCGCCCCGGCGGGTCCGGACCGGCCCGGTACAGGAGGTCGTGTGGCGTGGGGATGAAGTGGACCTCTCGCGCCTGCCCATCCTGAAGTGCTGGCCGCTGGACGGCGGTCCCTTCGTGACCCTGCCGCTGGTGATCACGCGGGACCCCGAGACCGGCGAGCGCAACATGGGGATGTACCGCATGCAGGTGATGGGCAAGAACACCACAGGCATGCACTGGCAGCGCCACAAGACGGGCACTCGGCATCTGGAGAAGGCCAAGCGGCTCGGGCAACGGCTGGAGGTGGCGGTCGCCATTGGCGGAGACCCCGCCCTGATCTATGCGGCCACCGCGCCGCTGCCCCCCATCCCGGGTCTGGACGAGTTCGCGCTGGCGGGCTATCTGCGTGGACAGCGCTACCCGGTCACGAAGGGAATCACGGTAGACCTGGACGTACCGGCCAACGCCGAATTCATTCTGGAAGGGTATGTGGACCCCGCCGAGGACTGGGTGACCGAGGGGCCGTTCGGCGATCACACCGGCTTCTACACGCTGCCGGATCTGTACCCGCTGTTTCACGTTACTGCCGTGACCATGCGCCGCAGTCCGGTGTACCCGGCGACCATCGTGGGTCGCCCGCCGATGGAGGACGCCTACCTGATCGAGGCCTCCGAGCGTCTGTTCCTGCCCGCCGCACAGCTGATCCTGCCCGAGATCGTCGATTACCACATGCCGCCCGCCGGGGTGGCGCACAACTTGGTATTCGTGGGCATCCAGAAGGGGTACCCGGGTCAGGCCTACAAGGTGGCCAACGGGCTGTTCGGGCTGGGCCAGATGATGTTCGCCAAGGTGATCGTGGTGGTGGATGAGAACGTTCCAGTCAACGACTTTGATGCCGTGTGGCGGGAGGTCGCCGTCCGGGCCGTGCCGGGGCGCGACACCCTGACCACGCGCGGACCCACCGACGTGCTGGACCACAGCAGCCGGGGCTGGGGGTACGGCGGCAAGCTGATCATCGATGCCACCACCAAGAAGCCCGAGGAGACCGGGGGGGCCGAGTCCAGCCGGGACCTTCAGCTTGATGACCCGGCGCATGAGGAGATGTTCAGGCCGTACGCCTCCGCTGAATTGCCCAATTTCGAGGGTGTGGTGGCCCAGCGGCAGACCGACGACGGCTACTGGCTGGTGGCCCTGCACAAGACCCGCCCCGGTCAGGCACACGAATTGGCCCAGGCTTTTGCGGCCCACCCCGCCGCTGAAGGCATCCGGCATCTGCTGATCTGTGACGAGCACACCGACGTCCAGAACATTCAGGACGTGTGGTGGACCGTCCTGAACAACGTTGACCCGGAACGGGACGTGGTCCAGTTCGGCGCTCTGCTTGCCTGGGACGGCGCACGCAAGTTGCCCGAGGAAGGTTTTGTCCGTCCCTGGCCCCCCAAGATCGAGATGGACGCGGCGGTGGCCGACCGGGTCGACGCGCTGTGGCCGGTCTATGGCCTGCCGGAACGCTGGCGCTGA
- a CDS encoding transporter substrate-binding domain-containing protein, translated as MKHLFLMTALTLAGSSLAATAPTTLNKGVLKIGMEGTYPPFTYKDEKGNLTGFDVELARAVAAKLGLKPEFVLTEWSGILAGLQANKYDVIVNQVGINPERQKSIGFSAPYAYSSPQIIVKKTGSFSPKTLADLKGKRVGVGLGSNFEKQLREAGGINVVTYPGAPEYLADLAAGRLDAAFNDRLLVGYLIQKEGLPVRGAGVVGAPEPVGIAVKKTNTGLKAAIDRALLQLKADGTYAQLSRKWFGQDVSKP; from the coding sequence ATGAAACACCTGTTCCTGATGACCGCCCTGACCCTCGCGGGCAGCAGTCTCGCCGCGACCGCGCCCACCACCCTGAACAAAGGCGTGCTGAAAATTGGTATGGAGGGCACCTATCCGCCGTTTACCTACAAGGACGAGAAGGGCAACCTGACCGGCTTTGATGTGGAGCTCGCCCGCGCGGTGGCCGCCAAACTGGGGCTGAAGCCCGAGTTCGTGCTGACCGAATGGAGCGGCATCCTCGCCGGTTTGCAGGCGAACAAATACGACGTGATCGTCAACCAGGTGGGCATCAACCCCGAGCGGCAGAAGAGCATCGGCTTCAGCGCACCCTACGCATACTCCTCGCCGCAGATCATCGTGAAGAAGACGGGCAGCTTCTCGCCCAAGACGCTCGCCGACCTGAAGGGCAAGCGCGTGGGCGTGGGCCTGGGCAGCAACTTCGAGAAGCAGCTGCGCGAGGCGGGGGGCATCAATGTGGTGACCTATCCCGGGGCACCGGAGTACCTCGCCGATCTCGCCGCCGGACGGCTGGATGCGGCCTTCAACGACCGCCTGCTCGTGGGCTACCTGATCCAGAAAGAAGGGCTGCCAGTGCGCGGCGCGGGCGTGGTAGGCGCTCCTGAGCCGGTGGGCATCGCCGTCAAGAAGACCAATACGGGCCTCAAGGCGGCCATCGACCGGGCGCTGCTGCAACTCAAGGCCGACGGCACCTACGCCCAGCTCAGCCGCAAGTGGTTCGGGCAGGACGTCAGCAAACCCTGA